A section of the Mastomys coucha isolate ucsf_1 unplaced genomic scaffold, UCSF_Mcou_1 pScaffold15, whole genome shotgun sequence genome encodes:
- the P2rx3 gene encoding P2X purinoceptor 3 isoform X1, which translates to MNCISDFFTYETTKSVVVKSWTIGIINRAVQLLIISYFVGWVFLHEKAYQVRDTAIESSVVTKVKGFGRYANRVMDVSDYVTPPQGTSVFVIITKMIVTENQMQGFCPENEEKYRCVSDSQCGPERFPGGGILTGRCVNYSSVLRTCEIQGWCPTEVDTVEMPIMMEAENFTIFIKNSIRFPLFNFEKGNLLPNLTDKDIKKCRFHPEKSPFCPILRVGDVVKFAGQDFAKLARTGGVLGIKIGWVCDLDKAWDQCIPKYSFTRLDGVSEKSSVSPGYNFRFAKYYKMENGSEYRTLLKAFGIRFDVLVYGNAGKFNIIPTIISSVAAFTSVGVGTVLCDIILLNFLKGADHYKARKFEEVTETTLKGTASTNPVFSSDQATVEKQSTDSGAYSIGH; encoded by the exons ATGAACTGTATATCAGACTTCTTCACCTACGAGACTACCAAGTCGGTGGTTGTGAAAAGCTGGACCATTGGGATCATCAACCGAGCCGTCCAGCTGCTGATCATCTCCTACTTTGTGGG GTGGGTTTTCTTGCACGAGAAGGCCTACCAAGTGCGGGACACCGCCATTGAGTCCTCAGTAGTAACAAAGGTGAAAGGCTTTGGACGCTATGCCAACAGAGTCATGGACGTGTCGGATTATGTGACCCCACCCCAG GGCACCTCTGTTTTTGTCATCATCACCAAAATGATCGTTACTGAAAATCAAATGCAAGGATTCTGTCCAGAG AATGAGGAGAAGTACCGCTGTGTGTCTGACAGCCAGTGTGGGCCTGAGCGCTTCCCGGGTGGGG GGATCCTCACCGGCCGGTGTGTGAACTACAGCTCTGTCCTCCGGACCTGTGAGATCCAGGGCTGGTGCCCCACCGAGGTGGACACTGTGGAGAT GCCTATCATGATGGAAGCTGAGAACTTCACCATCTTCATCAAGAACAGCATCCGTTTCCCTCTGTTCAACTTTGAGAA GGGAAACCTCCTGCCTAACCTCACTGACAAGGACATAAAGAAGTGCCGCTTCCACCCTGAAAAGTCCCCATTTTGCCCCATCTTGAGGGTAGGGGATGTGGTTAAGTTTGCTGGACAGGATTTTGCCAAGCTGGCCCGCACG GGTGGAGTTCTGGGCATTAAGATTGGTTGGGTGTGTGATCTGGATAAGGCCTGGGACCAGTGCATCCCCAAATATTCCTTCACTCGGCTGGATGGAGTTTCTGAGAAAAGCAGTGTTTCCCCTGGCTACAACTTCAG gtttgCCAAATACTACAAGATGGAGAATGGCAGTGAGTACCGCACGCTCCTGAAGGCTTTTGGCATCCGCTTTGATGTGCTGGTATATGGGAAC GCCGGCAAGTTCAACATCATCCCCACCATCATCAGCTCGGTGGCCGCCTTCACTTCGGTGGGAGTG GGGACTGTTCTCTGTGACATCATCCTGCTCAATTTCCTCAAAGGGGCTGATCACTACAAAGCCAGGAAGTTTGAGGAG GTGACTGAGACAACACTGAAGGGTACTGCCTCAACCAACCCAGTGTTCTCCAGCGACCAGGCCACGGTGGAGAAGCAGTCCACAGACTCAGGAGCCTATTCTATTGGTCACTAG
- the P2rx3 gene encoding P2X purinoceptor 3 isoform X2, whose product MDVSDYVTPPQGTSVFVIITKMIVTENQMQGFCPENEEKYRCVSDSQCGPERFPGGGILTGRCVNYSSVLRTCEIQGWCPTEVDTVEMPIMMEAENFTIFIKNSIRFPLFNFEKGNLLPNLTDKDIKKCRFHPEKSPFCPILRVGDVVKFAGQDFAKLARTGGVLGIKIGWVCDLDKAWDQCIPKYSFTRLDGVSEKSSVSPGYNFRFAKYYKMENGSEYRTLLKAFGIRFDVLVYGNAGKFNIIPTIISSVAAFTSVGVGTVLCDIILLNFLKGADHYKARKFEEVTETTLKGTASTNPVFSSDQATVEKQSTDSGAYSIGH is encoded by the exons ATGGACGTGTCGGATTATGTGACCCCACCCCAG GGCACCTCTGTTTTTGTCATCATCACCAAAATGATCGTTACTGAAAATCAAATGCAAGGATTCTGTCCAGAG AATGAGGAGAAGTACCGCTGTGTGTCTGACAGCCAGTGTGGGCCTGAGCGCTTCCCGGGTGGGG GGATCCTCACCGGCCGGTGTGTGAACTACAGCTCTGTCCTCCGGACCTGTGAGATCCAGGGCTGGTGCCCCACCGAGGTGGACACTGTGGAGAT GCCTATCATGATGGAAGCTGAGAACTTCACCATCTTCATCAAGAACAGCATCCGTTTCCCTCTGTTCAACTTTGAGAA GGGAAACCTCCTGCCTAACCTCACTGACAAGGACATAAAGAAGTGCCGCTTCCACCCTGAAAAGTCCCCATTTTGCCCCATCTTGAGGGTAGGGGATGTGGTTAAGTTTGCTGGACAGGATTTTGCCAAGCTGGCCCGCACG GGTGGAGTTCTGGGCATTAAGATTGGTTGGGTGTGTGATCTGGATAAGGCCTGGGACCAGTGCATCCCCAAATATTCCTTCACTCGGCTGGATGGAGTTTCTGAGAAAAGCAGTGTTTCCCCTGGCTACAACTTCAG gtttgCCAAATACTACAAGATGGAGAATGGCAGTGAGTACCGCACGCTCCTGAAGGCTTTTGGCATCCGCTTTGATGTGCTGGTATATGGGAAC GCCGGCAAGTTCAACATCATCCCCACCATCATCAGCTCGGTGGCCGCCTTCACTTCGGTGGGAGTG GGGACTGTTCTCTGTGACATCATCCTGCTCAATTTCCTCAAAGGGGCTGATCACTACAAAGCCAGGAAGTTTGAGGAG GTGACTGAGACAACACTGAAGGGTACTGCCTCAACCAACCCAGTGTTCTCCAGCGACCAGGCCACGGTGGAGAAGCAGTCCACAGACTCAGGAGCCTATTCTATTGGTCACTAG